Part of the uncultured Anaeromusa sp. genome is shown below.
GTGATGAAACAAGATCGTCTGCACCGGCTGTTGCAAGGAATGGAAGCTGTGGAAATGCCGCAGATGCTGGTGTCGGATCCGGCGTCGCTTTATTATCTGACCGGACAGTGGTTTTCGCCAGGAGAACGGATGCTGGCTTTATATGTAAGCTTGGAGCGGGAGCCTCTGCTCTTTCTTAATGAGCTGTTTCCGCTGCAGGAAGAACTGGGCGTGGAGGTTGTGCGTTTTGATGACACCCAAGACGCAGTGGTTAAAGTAGCGGAGCGGGTTCGTAAGAATTGTCTTATGGGCGTGGATAAGAATTGGCCAGCGCGGTTTTTACTGCGCTTGATGGAGTTGGGAGGCGGCAGCCGCTTTGTTAATGGCTCGGCGGTTTTGGATCGCCTGCGCATGTGTAAGGATCAAGAGGAGATCTCCTTGATGCGAGCGGCGTCTCGCGTCAATGACAGGGCTATGAAGCATTTGATCGAATTGATCCCGAAGGAGTTGTCCGAAAAAGCCATGGCCCGGCAGCTTTTGGATATTTATGAAGGCTTAGGAGCTCAAGGCTTTTCTTTTACGCCTATTGTCGCTTATGGAGCTCATGCCGCCGATCCGCATCACAAAACCAGCACAGGTACGGTACGGACAGGAGACTGTGTGCTTTTTGATGTGGGCTGTAAAAAGGATTCCTATTGTGCGGATATGACGCGGACGGTCTTTTATCGTCAAGTGACGCCGTTAGGGCGCAAAGTGTATGAAACAGTGCTGGCGGCTAACCGGCGCGCGATTGACGCAGTGAAGCCGGGCGTGAGGTTTTGCGATATCGATGCGGCGGCGCGGCAAGTCATCGAGGCTGCCGGATACGGAGCTAATTTTACCCATCGCACGGGGCATTCCATCGGTTTGGAAACGCATGATTTTGGTGACGTATCCGCCGTCAACACGGAGCCTGTACAGCCAGGTATGATTTTTTCGATTGAACCGGGCATTTATTTGCCGGGGCAGTTGGGCGTTCGTATCGAAGACTTGGTGCTGGTTACAGACGACGGTTGTGAGGTGCTCAATGCGTATCCGAAAGAGCTGACAATTGTGGAGTAAGGAAAACGAGTTTTGAACAAGAGTCGCGAGAGAATCGGAGGGTTCGAATGAGGGGGCGGGGCACGATGTTTTTACGACGGTGCTGGAAGCACCTAACGGTACGTGAAGTGAATGCCAAGGATGGCATGGCAACCGACGTCTGCTGGCATTTTATAGGGAGTAAAGGGAGGGTACGCAGGGGAGGGCGCGAGGTGAAGTAATAAAAAGAAAAAATCCGCAAACAGCTGAATGCTGTTTGCGGATTTTGTATATTCGGATTCGTGCTTTGAATTTTTAGTTGCTCTTGCAATTTTCTTGCGTTATTGTAACATTTTCTGTCCACTCCAGGAAATCGGATTTTATTGAAGTTCCACAATGGAGAAACAAACAGCTAAGGCATGCAAGGTTATGAAGAAGCTGTTTTTGCATCAAATACGGTAGTTTCTTGACACGCGACAGGAAAAGAGATATAGTTACCCTTTTCAATGGTTAGCAAGGATAACTATATGATCGTTCAAAGTAAGGGGGAAGAGCTATGCTGGGATTTTTTAAGCAGTGTTTACCGTTGCAGCGCAGGATTGTCGGTAAGTTAAACGAACAGTTAGGGCAGTTTGGCTTATCGTATTCACAATGGACGGTCTTGTACTATGTAAAAAATCACGGTGCTGCTGTTTTAGCGGAAATTGCCGTCCATTACGGCGTGAAAAAGCCAGTGATTACGCGCTCGGTGCAGACCTTAGAAGCGGAGCAGCTAGTGGAACAGCTTCCCAGCCGAGATCGGCGGGAAAAATTGATTCATCTAACAGCCAAAGGCGAAGAGACCTACGCCGCCGGGCGTATTTTGATTGATGAGTTGGAGCAAGAGGCGTTGGCTGGCCTTACGGAGGCGGAAGTAGCAACGCTGTTTGCCGCTATGAAAACGATACGAAAAAATTTACAGGCATAGGTGATACAAACGATGCAGCAACAATCTACATTATGGACGCGAGACTTTCTGATTGACTCGTTGGCGAATCTGTTTCTTTACTTGACGTACTATTTATTGATTCTGACGATTACCGTCTTTGCCAGCGAGGCCTTTGGGGCGACGCCCAGCCAGGCGGGATTGGCCTCGGGGTTGTTTATTCTAGGAGCATTGGTGGCGAGGCTCTTTGCCGGCCGCTCAATTGAAGGTCTTGGCTGTAAGCGCATGCTGTACATGGGTTTAGGACTGCTGCTGGTGACAACGGTGCTTTATTTTACTGTCGGGAATTTGCAGGCGCTCTATGCGGTGCGGTTTTTTAACGGTCTGGCTTTTGGTATTTGCTCCACGGCCACAGGTACTATTGCGGCGCATTTGATCCCTAAAGAGCGCCGTGGCGAAGGCATGAGCTACTATGCTATGAGCGGCACGATTGCTTCGGCTATCGGGCCGTTTTTAGGGATGGTTCTTTGTCGGTATAGTACGATGGACATGATCTTTCTTCTTTGCACCCTGCTGGCGTTATGTTCTTTGGGCGGCGTTCTTTTTCTGCGGGTGCCTCCCTTGCAACTGACGGAAGAACAGCGGCGGCAGGCGGCAAGCTGGCGACCAGAGAGCTTTTTTGAATCCAAGGCGCTGCCGATTGCCTTTCTCAGCTTGCTCATGGGTTTTTGTTATTCCAGTGTTCTTGGCTTTTTGACTTCCTATACGAAGGAAATCGGTCTTCTGGGAGCAGGCAGCTTTTTTTTCATCGTCTATGCGGCGGTTGTTTTTCTTTCACGCCCGCTGACAGGACGGCTTTTTGACCAAAAAGGAGAAAACATGGTGATGTATCCTTCGTTCGTATTTTTTGCGCTGGGCATGCTTTTGCTTAGCCAGGTACAGGCGGAAGGGATGCTGTTGTTGGGAGGAGCTTGCATTGGCCTAGGTTTTGGCACGTTCTTCTCCTGTGCTCAGGCTTTGGCCGTCAAGGTGTCTCCGAAGCATCGCATGGGTCTGGCTACGTCGACCTTTTACATTCTTTTAGACGGCGGCATCGGCATCGGACCGTTTTTGCTGGGCATGCTAGTGCCTTCGTTGGGCTTTCGGGGTCTGTACGCCATCATGGCGGCGCTGGTATTGGCTTGCGGTATTCTCTATCGTCTGCTGCATGGAGCTAAGGCTGGCCGGGAGGAAAAAGAGCTGGCGGCCTAGGCTTCGGTTGAGTAGTATAGCAGTTTTATGAACAGCGTCTGTAGTTCTTGCGTTAGTAAGAACTACAGGCGCTGTTCATTGTTAAGAAAATGTTAAATTTGAGGACGGGCATGATTTTTGGCAGGTTTTGTAAGTCGCGCAGCGAATAAATGCACCCTTACTATAGTATTTGTAGTATGGAAAGGAGAATTTATATGTTTGTTGCTTGGAATCATCTCAACAGTTCCAAAAAGAAATTTGTTTTGTTGTTTTCGCTGGCGATACTTGTGCTGTATTCGTTTGTCACCTATTTCAGCGCCTCTACTTTATATAAAAATATGATGCAGGCCGAGGCCAACCATGCCGCCCGTATGAATGCAACTGCCGCTGAGCCGGGCAAGACGCCGCCAGATCCGCTGCCGCCTGTCGGCGCTTATACGACGGTCAAGGTAGGCACCTATCTAGATGATATCGACAACTTTTCCATTCGCGATTCGTATTGGACCGCTAATCTTTATGTTTGGTTCAGTTGGCAAGGTGATCGAACCCTTGACCCTGGTGGTAAGTTTGTTTTTGTAGATGGAGTGGTTAACAAGAAAGAGTTGCTGGAAGAGTATCATGACGGCAATGGCGTTAATTATCAGCGGTATAAAGTATCAGCTAAACTTATCAAATTTTTTGATACTACCCGTGTGCCGATTGAGAACCACATGCTAAATATTTACATCGAAGACGGTGCCAGAGACGGTTCTAAGGTGCGCTATGAAGCAGATACAGCGGCCAATATTAGTTCACGGGTCGCTATTCCTGGCTACCGGGTCCTTAGCGGCCAAAACGTTGTTAAAACGCATACGTACAAATCCTCCTACGGCGATCCTCGAGTGGCGGAAAACACTTCTAAAATATTTTCTCAGTATATTTACGGTGTAAACATCAAGCGCGTTGACTATGGCGTATATATTAAAATTTTCTTATCTCTTTTTGCAGCTTTGGTTCTGACGTTGTCCTCTTTTTTCATTAAGCCATCAGATATCGGACCTCGTTTTTCATTGCCGACGGCTGCTTATTTCGGTGCGGTAGCCAACTCCTATGTGGCTAATTCCATATTACCCCCCTCGGGTTCTTTTGGTTTGGTGGACCATATTGCCGGCATCGGCCTGTTCACTATTTTTATGTCCATTGCGTTGTCTTTGTTTTCCCATTATCTCTTTGTACGCAAAGATGAAAAAGAATTATCTGCTGTTTTTGACCGTGCCAT
Proteins encoded:
- a CDS encoding Xaa-Pro peptidase family protein; translated protein: MKQDRLHRLLQGMEAVEMPQMLVSDPASLYYLTGQWFSPGERMLALYVSLEREPLLFLNELFPLQEELGVEVVRFDDTQDAVVKVAERVRKNCLMGVDKNWPARFLLRLMELGGGSRFVNGSAVLDRLRMCKDQEEISLMRAASRVNDRAMKHLIELIPKELSEKAMARQLLDIYEGLGAQGFSFTPIVAYGAHAADPHHKTSTGTVRTGDCVLFDVGCKKDSYCADMTRTVFYRQVTPLGRKVYETVLAANRRAIDAVKPGVRFCDIDAAARQVIEAAGYGANFTHRTGHSIGLETHDFGDVSAVNTEPVQPGMIFSIEPGIYLPGQLGVRIEDLVLVTDDGCEVLNAYPKELTIVE
- a CDS encoding MFS transporter — its product is MQQQSTLWTRDFLIDSLANLFLYLTYYLLILTITVFASEAFGATPSQAGLASGLFILGALVARLFAGRSIEGLGCKRMLYMGLGLLLVTTVLYFTVGNLQALYAVRFFNGLAFGICSTATGTIAAHLIPKERRGEGMSYYAMSGTIASAIGPFLGMVLCRYSTMDMIFLLCTLLALCSLGGVLFLRVPPLQLTEEQRRQAASWRPESFFESKALPIAFLSLLMGFCYSSVLGFLTSYTKEIGLLGAGSFFFIVYAAVVFLSRPLTGRLFDQKGENMVMYPSFVFFALGMLLLSQVQAEGMLLLGGACIGLGFGTFFSCAQALAVKVSPKHRMGLATSTFYILLDGGIGIGPFLLGMLVPSLGFRGLYAIMAALVLACGILYRLLHGAKAGREEKELAA
- a CDS encoding MarR family transcriptional regulator; this encodes MLGFFKQCLPLQRRIVGKLNEQLGQFGLSYSQWTVLYYVKNHGAAVLAEIAVHYGVKKPVITRSVQTLEAEQLVEQLPSRDRREKLIHLTAKGEETYAAGRILIDELEQEALAGLTEAEVATLFAAMKTIRKNLQA